In Thunnus maccoyii chromosome 3, fThuMac1.1, whole genome shotgun sequence, the following proteins share a genomic window:
- the ldlrad2 gene encoding low-density lipoprotein receptor class A domain-containing protein 2: protein MMQLEVESCSQRPVRLLLLLCFMTLHSSAIETVNVVDFCGQTIRGDGMIVNSHQESKKYYFVTMGTDCHLTMQASSPKDKVQFHFRFFLVYSLLRVAPLSPAPAFPESPRGSAPLNPRLEPTSGESPGDPCHAGSYVQFYDGRDRSSPALGPPLCGKSPPRPVLSTGNYLTLRLVTRGTQPRVDFVGDFTSFRLGFNQSECSSEPYFTCRNGKCIPLSLVCDDKGIDNCGDGSDLEENLTTGCKAGQLLPPEPPPPIATPPPPFVNPPTVPIPTHMNCGMSDSPPSHESVTDSPASLSLLVLYIILGVVAGTVVLCWCCWSPGWFLWRVSICRFLPCCNSACASCQLCARSCTHSKEHRLAKVTPHAPVNGTPTGTAATTNNAEENVTSAAV, encoded by the exons ATGATGCAGTTGGAGGTGGAGAGCTGCTCTCAGCGCCCGGTCaggctgctcctgctgctctgcttcATGACTCTGCACAGCTCAGCCATTGAGACCG TGAACGTGGTGGACTTCTGTGGCCAGACCATCCGGGGAGATGGCATGATCGTCAACTCACACCAAGAGTCCAAGAAGTACTACTTTGTGACCATGGGGACTGACTGCCACCTCACCATGCAGGCCAGCTCCCCGAAAGACAAGGTCCAGTTCCACTTCCGCTTCTTCCTGGTCTACAGTTTGCTACGAGTGGCCCCTCTAAGCCCGGCCCCTGCCTTTCCAGAGTCCCCTCGTGGCTCCGCCCCTCTCAACCCCAGACTGGAGCCCACCTCAGGTGAAAGCCCAGGGGACCCTTGTCATGCCGGCTCATACGTTCAATTTTATGATGGACGGGACAGGAGCTCGCCTGCCCTCGGGCCTCCTCTGTGTGGGAAGAGTCCGCCGCGGCCGGTGCTGTCCACGGGAAACTACCTGACGCTGAGGCTGGTCACCCGGGGGACTCAACCCAGAGTGGACTTTGTGGGGGACTTCACCTCCTTCAGACTGG GTTTTAACCAATCAGAATGCAGCAGTGAACCCTACTTCACCTGCAGGAATGGGAAGTGCATCCCTCTCAGTCTGGTGTGTGATGATAAGGGCATTGACAACTGTGGGGATGGAAGTGACCTGGAGGAAAACCTGACCACCGGGTGCAAAG CAGGTCAGCTTTTACCTCCCGAGCCTCCACCGCCAATAGCAACCCCACCCCCACCTTTTGTGAATCCACCCACTGTACCAATTCCTACCCATATGAACTGTGGCATGTCAGACAGCCCTCCCAGTCATGAGTCAGTAACAG ACTCTCCTGCCTCCTTGTCTTTGTTGGTTCTCTACATCATCCTGGGTGTGGTGGCGGGCACCGTGGTGCTCTGCTGGTGTTGCTGGTCACCCGGCTGGTTCCTGTGGCGAGTCAGTATTTGTCGCTTCTTACCCTGCTGCAACTCGGCCTGTGCCTCCTGCCAGCTCTGCGCCCGCAGCTGCACCCACAGCAAGGAGCACCGACTGGCAAAGGTCACCCCTCATGCACCGGTCAATGGGACACCGACAGGCACGGCGGCCACCACCAACAACGCTGAAGAAAACGTTACCAGTGCTGCTGTTTAG
- the LOC121894395 gene encoding G0/G1 switch protein 2-like — protein sequence MESMQELIPFAKEMLSQKPTRGMLKVYLVGSVFAVLGTVIGLVETVCHPFSSGEPMDAEMVLMMAQEQRTVKAKTQCNVGRQEEEEEEEEEKELATAQKMTPSKTHRPSQRSMANRLHAS from the coding sequence ATGGAAAGCATGCAGGAGTTGATCCCCTTTGCCAAAGAGATGCTGAGTCAGAAACCCACCCGGGGTATGCTGAAGGTCTACCTGGTGGGATCCGTGTTTGCGGTTCTGGGGACTGTCATCGGCCTGGTCGAGACTGTGTGTCACCCCTTCTCCTCTGGCGAGCCGATGGATGCAGAGATGGTCCTCATGATGGCTCAAGAGCAGAGGACTGTTAAGGCCAAGACCCAGTGCAATGTGGGGCgccaggaagaggaggaggaggaggaagaagagaaggagctTGCCACAGCCCAGAAAATGACCCCCTCCAAGACTCATAGACCCAGCCAAAGGAGCATGGCCAACCGTCTGCACGCTTCTTAA